From the Lathyrus oleraceus cultivar Zhongwan6 chromosome 4, CAAS_Psat_ZW6_1.0, whole genome shotgun sequence genome, one window contains:
- the LOC127137506 gene encoding U11/U12 small nuclear ribonucleoprotein 31 kDa protein gives MSSKKKHKRKHSDNDEDDDVFYYRYCASSSTPNTTTETTSSNQPQSKPNNKGSSIGGTGEPLAPSKSTLYVSNLDYSLTNSDLHTLFSTFGRIACVTVLKDRHTRLSRGVAFVQFGSRNDAQRAVAEMNKKILNGRTLTASIATDNGRAPEFIRKRVYNTETALCYECGGHGHLSYECPKNQLGPRPRPQPKKPRRGFIGLRDRDGEEEGDEEEEEGGQIAAEQFDYNWASVVDDEAGERLLGRNRNDDEGLDNNKTKKKGKKAGYFSDESDHDDDD, from the coding sequence ATGTCAAGCAAGAAGAAACACAAACGAAAACACAGCGACAACGATGAAGACGACGACGTTTTCTACTACCGCTACTGCGCTTCGTCCTCAACCCCCAACACCACCACCGAAACCACATCCAGTAATCAACCCCAATCAAAACCGAACAACAAAGGATCATCAATAGGAGGAACAGGTGAACCCTTAGCACCATCAAAATCGACGCTATACGTTTCTAATCTAGATTACTCCCTAACAAACTCCGATCTCCATACGCTCTTCTCTACTTTCGGCCGCATCGCGTGTGTAACCGTTCTCAAAGACCGTCACACGCGCCTAAGTCGCGGTGTCGCGTTTGTCCAATTCGGTTCTCGTAATGACGCCCAACGCGCCGTGGCGGAGATGAATAAGAAGATTCTCAATGGAAGGACTCTAACTGCTTCTATTGCTACTGATAATGGACGTGCTCCAGAGTTTATTCGGAAGCGCGTGTACAATACTGAGACTGCTTTGTGTTATGAGTGTGGGGGGCATGGTCATTTGTCGTATGAGTGTCCTAAGAATCAGTTGGGGCCGAGGCCGCGGCCTCAGCCTAAGAAGCCGCGACGGGGATTTATTGGGCTGAGGGATAGGGATGGGGAGGAGGAAGGTgatgaggaggaggaggagggtGGTCAGATTGCTGCGGAGCAGTTTGACTATAATTGGGCTTCTGTTGTGGATGATGAAGCGGGTGAAAGGTTGCTGGGGAGAAACAGAAATGATGATGAGGGTTTGGACAACAACAAGACgaagaagaaagggaagaaaGCTGGGTATTTCAGTGATGAGAgtgatcatgatgatgatgattga